A genomic segment from Pseudoduganella chitinolytica encodes:
- a CDS encoding YdcH family protein, producing MKNEDEIRRRIIELDVEHRDLDAVIEMLTLDGHHDQLQLRRLKKRKLQLKDYITLLKMQLVPDVPA from the coding sequence ATGAAGAACGAAGACGAGATCCGGCGGCGCATCATCGAACTGGACGTGGAGCACCGCGACCTCGATGCCGTGATCGAGATGCTGACATTGGACGGCCATCACGACCAGCTCCAGCTGCGCCGCTTGAAAAAACGCAAACTGCAACTGAAAGATTACATCACGCTGCTGAAAATGCAGCTGGTGCCCGACGTACCGGCGTAA
- a CDS encoding ATP-dependent DNA helicase — MTDQDQTPAAPAGDSGAVAASAAAQPAITGKHDAEVERLFGTGGPLGPAVGGFRPRKSQTEMAKAIAHAIVEQQTLIAEAGTGTGKTFAYLVPALLWGGKTIVSTGTKNLQDQLFSRDIPTVRKALQAPVSVALLKGRANYLCHYHLERTLANGRMTSREDVGYLREISRFLKMTQTGDKAELARVPENAPVWNLVTSTRENCVGQECQYYEDCFVMKARREAQQADVVVVNHHLFFADVALKDTGVAELLPSANTIIFDEAHQLPDTATLFFGESVSTSQVLELCRDVLAEGLSHARDGANWGAVVSVVEKAARDLRLTFPQDIVRLSLPQIAPSSDFFPALAKLKEELDGMLEVLEGQAERAETLEQCRVRGVELAQKFKDWQYDPKAKVPAGQEAVYWVEAFASSLQLHKTPLSIAQIFNNQREGVPRSWIFTSATLAVKNDFKHFAHQLGLYDEPAVSWPSPFNYGEQGILYVPQGLPDPNSMGYTDAVLDCALPVIEAAGGRTFLLCTTLRAVKRAAERLRDEFEKRGLKFPLFVQGDRGRTELLDQFRKAGNGVLIGSQSFWEGVDVRGEALSLVIIDKLPFAPPDDPVLAARIEVMEKKGMNGFVHHTLPEAIINLKQGAGRLIRDEGDRGVLMLCDPRVISKPYGRRIWQSLPPFKRTREQTEVIEFFRTGAGKRA, encoded by the coding sequence TTGACCGACCAAGACCAGACGCCAGCCGCGCCCGCCGGGGACAGCGGCGCAGTCGCCGCTTCTGCTGCCGCTCAGCCTGCCATCACGGGCAAACACGATGCCGAAGTCGAGCGCCTGTTCGGCACCGGCGGCCCGCTGGGGCCGGCGGTGGGCGGTTTTCGTCCGCGCAAATCGCAGACGGAAATGGCCAAGGCCATCGCCCATGCGATCGTCGAACAGCAGACGCTGATCGCGGAAGCCGGCACGGGCACGGGCAAGACGTTCGCCTACCTGGTGCCGGCGCTGCTGTGGGGCGGCAAGACCATCGTCTCGACGGGGACGAAGAACTTGCAGGACCAGCTGTTCTCGCGCGACATCCCGACCGTGCGCAAGGCGCTGCAGGCGCCCGTCTCGGTGGCGCTGCTGAAGGGCCGCGCCAACTACCTGTGCCACTATCACCTCGAGCGCACGCTGGCGAACGGGCGCATGACGTCGCGCGAGGACGTCGGCTACCTGCGCGAGATCTCGCGCTTCCTCAAGATGACGCAGACGGGCGACAAGGCCGAGCTGGCGCGGGTGCCGGAGAACGCCCCCGTGTGGAACCTGGTGACGTCCACGCGCGAGAACTGCGTGGGCCAGGAGTGCCAATACTACGAGGACTGCTTCGTCATGAAGGCGCGCCGCGAGGCGCAGCAGGCGGACGTGGTCGTCGTCAACCACCACCTGTTCTTTGCCGACGTGGCACTGAAGGACACGGGCGTGGCGGAGTTGCTGCCGTCGGCCAACACGATCATCTTCGACGAGGCGCACCAGCTGCCCGACACCGCCACGCTGTTCTTCGGCGAAAGCGTCTCGACCTCGCAGGTGCTGGAACTGTGCCGCGACGTGCTGGCCGAAGGCCTGTCGCATGCGCGCGACGGCGCCAACTGGGGCGCGGTGGTGTCGGTGGTGGAAAAGGCCGCGCGCGACCTGCGCCTGACCTTCCCCCAGGACATCGTGCGACTGTCGCTGCCGCAGATCGCGCCGTCGTCCGACTTCTTCCCCGCGCTGGCGAAGCTGAAGGAGGAGCTGGACGGCATGCTGGAAGTGCTGGAAGGCCAGGCCGAACGGGCCGAGACGCTGGAGCAGTGTCGCGTGCGCGGCGTGGAGCTGGCGCAGAAGTTCAAGGACTGGCAGTACGACCCGAAGGCCAAGGTGCCGGCCGGGCAGGAAGCCGTCTACTGGGTCGAGGCGTTCGCCAGCTCGCTGCAACTGCACAAGACGCCGTTGTCGATCGCGCAGATCTTCAACAACCAGCGCGAGGGCGTGCCGCGCAGCTGGATCTTCACATCGGCCACGCTGGCGGTCAAGAACGACTTCAAGCACTTCGCCCACCAGCTGGGCCTGTACGACGAGCCGGCCGTGTCCTGGCCCAGCCCATTCAACTACGGCGAGCAGGGCATCCTGTACGTGCCGCAAGGGTTGCCCGACCCGAACTCGATGGGCTACACGGATGCCGTGCTGGACTGCGCATTGCCCGTCATCGAGGCGGCCGGCGGCCGGACTTTCCTGCTGTGCACCACCCTGCGGGCCGTGAAGCGCGCGGCGGAACGGCTGCGCGACGAGTTCGAGAAGCGGGGCCTGAAGTTCCCGTTGTTCGTGCAGGGCGATCGTGGCCGCACGGAGCTGCTGGACCAGTTCCGCAAGGCCGGCAACGGCGTGCTGATCGGCAGCCAGAGCTTCTGGGAAGGCGTCGACGTGCGCGGCGAGGCCCTGTCGCTCGTCATCATCGACAAGCTGCCGTTCGCGCCGCCGGACGACCCCGTGCTGGCGGCCCGCATCGAGGTCATGGAAAAGAAGGGCATGAACGGCTTCGTCCACCACACCTTGCCCGAGGCGATCATCAACCTGAAGCAGGGCGCCGGCCGCCTGATCCGCGACGAAGGCGACCGTGGCGTGCTGATGCTGTGCGACCCGCGCGTCATCAGCAAGCCGTACGGCCGGCGCATCTGGCAAAGCCTGCCGCCGTTCAAGCGCACCCGCGAACAGACCGAGGTCATCGAGTTCTTCCGCACAGGCGCCGGCAAGCGCGCCTGA
- a CDS encoding toll/interleukin-1 receptor domain-containing protein, translating to MTIRYGCFFSYAHGQHAYMSKFRNDLIDALRCYLEPHFDTERELFVDSEQLGGGDDLDRKIALALCESVCMIVIYTPKYEAHAYTRREFAAMQLIEAERRLWYPLPSHLTIPVIMTRHPLSLPPQITDGMYVDFSRYTLATGDLKTNPDFLPDIDKIVQRIVAHYHYLKYCIPAGHDCASFELPPIPPPWRPAPPPSFPR from the coding sequence ATGACGATCCGCTACGGCTGTTTCTTCAGTTACGCGCATGGCCAGCACGCGTACATGAGCAAGTTCAGGAACGACCTGATCGACGCGCTGCGCTGCTACCTGGAACCGCACTTCGACACGGAACGGGAGCTGTTCGTCGACAGCGAGCAGCTGGGCGGTGGCGACGACCTGGACCGCAAGATCGCGCTGGCGCTGTGCGAAAGCGTCTGCATGATCGTGATCTACACGCCGAAGTACGAAGCGCATGCATACACGCGCCGCGAGTTCGCCGCGATGCAGCTGATCGAGGCCGAACGGCGCCTCTGGTATCCGTTGCCCAGCCACCTGACGATCCCCGTCATCATGACGCGACATCCGCTCAGCCTGCCACCGCAGATCACGGACGGCATGTACGTCGATTTTTCGCGCTACACGCTGGCGACGGGCGACCTGAAGACCAATCCCGACTTCTTGCCGGACATCGACAAGATCGTCCAGCGCATCGTCGCCCATTATCACTACCTGAAGTACTGCATCCCGGCCGGTCACGACTGCGCCAGCTTCGAGCTGCCGCCCATTCCACCGCCGTGGCGCCCGGCACCGCCGCCCAGTTTTCCGCGCTGA
- a CDS encoding PP2C family protein-serine/threonine phosphatase, which yields MSEFKIEAGTAQHVGNRPAQHDRVALYTSVRAPGYVLAVLADGGERSAMGADQALHTAKQLFDEYRPGDASSPDRIAVLLREIVQETHDVLLMNPLAAGADARSTLTLLVLTPQHQAIWATVGDSRLYRFANGACIDRAGDAAYVEHLVNIDKVPLEAARKHRGSRLLANAVGNALKAPFVAGGMQQGLQPGDAFLLCSDGLWSWFSDNELAAAVSRRRPREAAELLIDKARERAAGNGDNCSMAILRLMAR from the coding sequence ATGAGCGAGTTCAAGATCGAGGCCGGCACGGCCCAGCACGTCGGCAACCGCCCCGCGCAGCACGATCGCGTCGCGCTGTATACCAGCGTGCGTGCGCCCGGCTACGTGCTGGCCGTGCTGGCCGATGGCGGCGAGCGCAGTGCGATGGGGGCCGACCAGGCGCTGCACACGGCAAAACAGTTGTTCGACGAGTACCGCCCGGGCGATGCGTCCAGCCCCGACCGGATTGCCGTCCTGCTGCGCGAAATCGTGCAGGAAACCCACGACGTCCTGCTGATGAATCCGCTGGCGGCCGGTGCGGATGCCCGCTCGACGCTGACGCTGCTCGTGCTGACGCCGCAACACCAGGCGATCTGGGCGACGGTCGGCGACTCGCGCCTGTACCGCTTCGCCAACGGTGCCTGCATCGACCGGGCCGGCGACGCCGCCTATGTCGAACACCTCGTCAACATCGACAAGGTCCCGCTCGAAGCCGCCCGCAAGCACCGCGGCTCGCGGCTGCTGGCCAACGCCGTCGGCAACGCGCTGAAGGCACCCTTCGTGGCCGGCGGCATGCAACAGGGCCTGCAGCCGGGCGACGCGTTCCTGCTGTGCTCGGACGGCCTGTGGTCCTGGTTTTCCGACAACGAACTGGCGGCCGCGGTGTCGCGCCGCCGCCCGCGCGAAGCGGCCGAACTGCTGATCGACAAAGCCCGCGAACGGGCGGCCGGCAACGGCGACAACTGCTCGATGGCGATCCTGCGGCTGATGGCGCGCTAG